In a genomic window of Polycladomyces subterraneus:
- a CDS encoding LutB/LldF family L-lactate oxidation iron-sulfur protein, protein MGLQFGDVVFYRRVDKGIRDQFMRNAVRAAQERMQTSRLRAAEELGDWEEWRRLGEEIRRHTLEYLDFYLEQLSDRVHALGGHVFFAQTAEEATAYIRDVVQKRGARRIVKSKSMVTEEIGLNSVLEAIGCRVVETDLGEYILQVDDYDPPSHIVGPSIHKDRERIRQVFAEKLGYTGSAEPEEMTAFVRQQLRPDFLTAEVGITGCNFAVAESGTVCLVTNEGNGRLVTSLPPVHIAVMGMERIVPTWEELEVMVGLLCRSAVGQKLTSYINCLTGPKAAGDADGPEEFHLVIVDNGRSDILGTEFQSVLQCIRCGACLNVCPVYRHIGGQAYGSIYSGPIGSVLSPLLGGEDLYRELPYASSLCAACTEACPVKIPLHELLIQHRQKTAEEERQSPLGERLAMKAFGMVSESPRLYRWGTKLARTALRPWEEDGVIHQGPGPLQPWTSIRDLPSPKRETFREWFENRRKRGEQL, encoded by the coding sequence ATGGGCCTGCAATTTGGAGACGTCGTTTTCTACCGGCGGGTGGACAAAGGAATTCGGGATCAATTTATGCGGAACGCGGTCCGTGCCGCGCAGGAACGCATGCAGACAAGCCGCCTGCGTGCAGCTGAGGAATTGGGTGACTGGGAGGAATGGCGACGGCTGGGTGAAGAGATTCGGCGTCACACCCTGGAATATCTGGATTTTTACCTTGAACAATTGAGCGACCGGGTACATGCACTCGGGGGCCATGTCTTTTTCGCACAAACGGCGGAGGAAGCGACCGCCTACATCCGCGATGTCGTTCAAAAACGAGGCGCCCGCCGCATCGTCAAATCGAAGTCGATGGTGACGGAAGAAATCGGCCTAAACTCCGTCCTGGAAGCGATCGGTTGCCGGGTGGTGGAAACGGATCTGGGAGAATACATCCTGCAAGTAGACGATTATGATCCCCCCTCCCACATCGTGGGGCCCTCCATACACAAGGACCGGGAACGGATCCGCCAGGTGTTCGCGGAAAAGCTGGGATATACGGGGTCCGCTGAGCCCGAAGAGATGACCGCGTTCGTCCGTCAGCAACTTCGTCCCGATTTTTTGACGGCGGAAGTGGGAATCACCGGCTGCAACTTCGCCGTCGCCGAATCGGGCACCGTCTGTTTGGTCACCAACGAAGGAAACGGCCGGCTTGTCACCTCCCTGCCGCCCGTCCACATCGCAGTGATGGGGATGGAGCGGATCGTACCCACTTGGGAGGAGCTGGAGGTGATGGTGGGATTGCTCTGCCGTAGCGCCGTCGGCCAGAAACTGACCAGCTACATCAACTGCCTGACCGGGCCCAAAGCGGCAGGCGACGCGGACGGACCGGAAGAGTTTCACCTGGTGATCGTTGACAACGGGCGATCCGACATCCTGGGCACCGAATTCCAAAGCGTGCTCCAATGCATCCGATGCGGCGCCTGCCTCAACGTTTGCCCCGTATACCGCCACATTGGCGGGCAAGCCTACGGTTCCATCTACTCCGGTCCGATCGGCTCCGTGCTTTCGCCATTATTGGGCGGCGAAGATCTCTACCGGGAACTGCCCTACGCGTCCAGTTTGTGTGCCGCATGTACGGAAGCGTGTCCGGTGAAAATTCCGTTGCACGAACTGTTGATCCAACACCGGCAAAAAACGGCCGAAGAAGAAAGGCAATCACCGCTCGGCGAGCGTTTGGCGATGAAGGCGTTCGGCATGGTGTCCGAATCTCCCCGTCTGTACCGGTGGGGAACCAAACTGGCACGAACCGCTCTTCGACCCTGGGAGGAAGATGGCGTCATCCATCAAGGTCCGGGACCGCTCCAACCGTGGACATCAATTCGTGACCTTCCCTCCCCCAAACGGGAAACCTTCCGTGAATGGTTCGAAAATCGGCGCAAACGAGGTGAGCAGTTGTGA
- a CDS encoding (Fe-S)-binding protein — protein MKVSLFITCLADVFYPEVGRATVELLERLGCEVDFPVAQTCCGQPAFNSGYHREAKKAARHMIETFAHADYVVAPSGSCTAMLKEYVHLFSGEDEREWQEKARALAEKSYELTQFLVEILEVEDVDATLPVKATYHRSCHMTRLLGVKDAPMKLLAHVKGLSLAELPCAHDCCGFGGTFSVKMAPISQQMADEKVSHIEETDAEVLIGADCGCLMHLGGRIHRQGKPIRVMHIAQVLQSGLEKEGR, from the coding sequence ATGAAAGTGTCGTTGTTCATCACGTGTTTGGCCGATGTATTTTATCCGGAAGTCGGACGAGCCACCGTGGAGCTGTTGGAACGGCTCGGCTGTGAAGTGGATTTCCCCGTCGCGCAAACTTGTTGCGGCCAGCCCGCCTTCAATAGCGGATATCATCGGGAGGCGAAAAAGGCCGCCCGCCACATGATCGAGACGTTTGCCCACGCCGATTATGTGGTGGCCCCTTCGGGCTCCTGCACGGCCATGTTGAAGGAGTATGTTCATCTCTTTTCCGGAGAGGACGAACGGGAGTGGCAGGAAAAAGCACGTGCATTGGCGGAAAAGAGTTATGAATTAACACAATTTTTGGTAGAAATCCTGGAAGTGGAGGATGTCGATGCAACACTTCCCGTCAAAGCCACCTATCACCGTTCCTGTCACATGACCCGCCTGCTTGGGGTGAAAGATGCACCGATGAAGCTGTTGGCCCATGTCAAGGGACTGTCGCTGGCCGAGCTTCCCTGCGCACATGACTGCTGCGGGTTCGGCGGTACCTTTTCCGTGAAGATGGCGCCGATCTCCCAGCAGATGGCCGATGAAAAAGTATCGCACATTGAGGAAACGGACGCCGAGGTCCTGATCGGGGCCGATTGCGGCTGTCTGATGCATTTGGGTGGCCGGATTCACCGTCAGGGAAAACCGATCCGTGTCATGCACATCGCCCAGGTGTTGCAGTCCGGTCTGGAGAAGGAGGGGAGATAA
- a CDS encoding FadR/GntR family transcriptional regulator produces MYQQIHKKKIYEQVADQLIQQIKDGSLKPGDKLASVEQLAESFRVSRSAIREALSALKAMGLIEMRQGEGTYVRQYDPRTLSSTLSHALLMSPEDVRQLFEIRRLLETGSAMFAARRRTEEDLERFQYILDQMEKYVHDHTRGEQLDWSFHLAIAKAARNHLLINLLDSVSEMIVTAMQEARQQGLFAELSIAERLNREHRAIYDAIAAQDAEQARIRMVDHLNGVEQLLSGRIGEQE; encoded by the coding sequence ATGTATCAACAGATTCACAAGAAAAAGATCTACGAACAAGTGGCGGATCAGTTGATCCAACAAATCAAGGATGGATCACTCAAACCCGGAGACAAACTGGCTTCAGTCGAACAGCTGGCCGAATCCTTTCGAGTCAGCCGTTCGGCGATACGGGAGGCGCTGAGCGCCCTCAAGGCCATGGGGCTGATCGAAATGAGGCAGGGAGAAGGTACCTACGTGCGGCAGTACGATCCGCGTACATTGTCCTCCACTTTGTCGCATGCCCTGTTGATGAGCCCCGAAGACGTGCGCCAACTGTTTGAAATCCGTCGGCTGCTGGAAACCGGATCTGCCATGTTTGCCGCCCGTCGCCGGACGGAGGAAGACCTTGAAAGATTCCAGTACATTCTGGACCAAATGGAAAAATATGTACACGATCATACCCGCGGGGAACAACTGGACTGGTCTTTTCATCTGGCAATCGCCAAAGCGGCACGAAACCACCTACTGATCAACCTGCTGGACAGCGTCTCGGAAATGATCGTCACTGCCATGCAGGAAGCACGGCAACAAGGTCTCTTCGCCGAACTGTCCATCGCCGAACGATTGAATCGTGAACATCGTGCCATATACGATGCGATTGCAGCCCAAGACGCCGAACAGGCACGCATCCGGATGGTGGATCATCTCAACGGAGTGGAACAACTGTTGTCAGGCCGAATCGGGGAACAGGAGTGA
- a CDS encoding aldo/keto reductase, with the protein MEYIRLGTSDLNVSRIGLGTWAIGGWAWGGTDRAQAVRAIRHALDQGINLIDTAPVYGMGLSEEIVGEAIAEHGRDQVIIATKVGLEWNDEGRVWRNSSRDRVFREVEDSLRRLRTDYIDLYQVHWPDPEVPIEETAEALHRLYQDGKIRAIGVSNYSPGQMDVWRQAAPLHSNQPRLNLFQTEELDTTFRYCAEHQIGTLTWGTLAHGLLTGKFTPDTTFPKDDFRHHSPMFQGEHFRQYLSAVDELKKLADEKGKTVTQLAVRWALQQTGVSVALWGARRPEQLKEVDGVMGWELTAEDLARIDRILQEKVTNPIPAEQNFGPPSRSQLMNK; encoded by the coding sequence ATGGAATATATCCGACTCGGTACGTCTGATTTAAACGTGTCGCGGATCGGCCTGGGAACTTGGGCGATCGGCGGTTGGGCGTGGGGAGGCACGGATCGTGCTCAAGCGGTTCGGGCGATCCGCCATGCCTTGGATCAAGGGATCAACCTGATCGACACCGCCCCCGTATATGGAATGGGCCTCTCGGAAGAGATCGTCGGTGAGGCCATTGCCGAACACGGACGGGATCAGGTGATCATCGCCACCAAAGTCGGTTTAGAATGGAACGATGAAGGGCGGGTCTGGCGCAACTCATCCCGCGATCGTGTTTTCCGGGAAGTGGAGGACAGCCTGCGCCGGCTCCGTACGGATTATATCGATCTGTATCAAGTGCATTGGCCTGATCCTGAAGTTCCAATCGAGGAAACAGCTGAAGCATTGCACCGATTGTATCAAGACGGCAAAATCCGTGCTATCGGCGTCAGCAACTATTCACCAGGGCAGATGGACGTTTGGCGGCAAGCAGCGCCATTACATAGTAACCAGCCGCGATTGAATCTGTTCCAGACGGAGGAGCTTGACACCACCTTCCGTTACTGCGCGGAGCACCAAATCGGTACCCTGACCTGGGGCACGCTGGCACACGGACTGCTGACGGGAAAATTTACACCAGACACCACATTCCCGAAAGACGACTTTCGCCATCACAGCCCCATGTTTCAAGGTGAGCATTTCCGCCAGTATCTGTCAGCCGTTGACGAGCTGAAAAAATTGGCCGATGAAAAAGGAAAAACCGTCACGCAGTTAGCCGTACGCTGGGCTTTGCAACAAACGGGCGTCTCGGTCGCACTGTGGGGAGCCCGTCGTCCAGAACAACTGAAAGAAGTGGATGGCGTGATGGGATGGGAGCTGACCGCGGAAGATCTGGCACGCATTGACCGTATTCTCCAGGAAAAGGTGACCAACCCCATACCGGCGGAGCAAAATTTCGGCCCGCCGTCGCGTTCTCAATTGATGAATAAATGA
- a CDS encoding inositol monophosphatase family protein, with protein sequence MGLTFLDVAVEAARRAGELIREKAYQTKQVKQKTSASDLVTEVDQRSEEIIQEIILRHFPDHAILGEEGVAAGDKTVDEVWEESRQHEYVWIVDPIDGTSNFVHGFPFFCVSIALAKNGEVITGVVYDPMRDELFTAEKGKGAYLNGKPIRVSGEETLAESMMATGFSNGQRRVEQQLRMLLRTASRFRSLRNGGAAALHLAYIAAGRLTGYWELGLNPWDLAAGVLLVKEAGGEVTDTWGRPFDLTVRNMLATNGKVHREMVELLQESLADL encoded by the coding sequence GTGGGATTGACCTTTTTGGATGTCGCTGTAGAAGCAGCTCGCCGCGCGGGTGAGTTGATCCGTGAAAAGGCATACCAAACAAAACAAGTGAAACAGAAAACGTCAGCTTCCGACTTGGTTACCGAAGTGGACCAACGTTCGGAAGAGATCATTCAGGAGATCATTTTGCGGCATTTTCCCGACCACGCCATCCTGGGAGAAGAAGGTGTGGCCGCGGGAGATAAAACCGTAGACGAAGTATGGGAAGAAAGCCGGCAACACGAATATGTCTGGATCGTGGATCCTATCGACGGTACCAGTAATTTCGTGCACGGATTTCCCTTTTTCTGCGTGTCCATCGCGTTGGCGAAAAATGGAGAAGTGATCACCGGCGTCGTGTATGATCCGATGCGGGACGAGCTGTTCACCGCGGAAAAAGGGAAGGGAGCGTATCTGAACGGAAAGCCGATCCGAGTCTCGGGTGAGGAGACACTGGCCGAAAGCATGATGGCGACGGGCTTTTCGAATGGGCAGAGAAGAGTCGAGCAGCAGTTGCGCATGCTTTTGCGGACGGCTTCGCGTTTCCGGAGCCTCCGAAACGGGGGTGCCGCCGCTTTGCATCTGGCGTATATTGCCGCAGGCAGACTGACGGGATATTGGGAGTTGGGTCTCAATCCGTGGGATCTGGCGGCGGGTGTGTTGCTGGTGAAAGAAGCGGGAGGCGAAGTGACCGACACTTGGGGCCGGCCATTTGATCTGACGGTGCGGAACATGTTGGCCACCAACGGAAAAGTGCACCGGGAAATGGTGGAGCTGTTGCAGGAATCGCTGGCTGACTTGTAA
- the pepV gene encoding dipeptidase PepV, protein MTIDWQREVESRKDELLEKLNAFLSIESVLDPDTAGEGAPFGKGIDQALTYMLELGKENGFSVKNLDGYAGHIEYGEGEEIVGILSHVDVVPAGDGWTTPPFSPDIRDGKLYARGAIDDKGPTMAAFFALKIVKELGLPLSKKVRLILGTDEETYWRCMDHYFKHEPMPVMGFTPDADFPLIVAEKGFLDISLRGEVPSGEPVAEGEDTWTLASFTAGQRVNMVPDLAKAKLVGEGDVFGLKEQYQEFLLSRRIRGYAEEADDHLMLVLEGVSHHGSEPGKGLNAALELIRFLKEKVQLDADGQRYVNFAHRYLVDSFFGEKMGLAQSDDIVGKLTVNAGVFQYEREQSHLVRINVRYPISGDHETILREIDELARPYGLRVEDVDHKAAHAVDKNHELVRTLSQVYEEQTGQQAELLAIGGGTYARALDVGVAFGPLFPGREETAHQKDEHIMVDDLLKATAIYAQAIYELAK, encoded by the coding sequence ATGACGATCGATTGGCAGAGGGAAGTGGAATCCCGAAAAGACGAGTTGCTGGAAAAACTGAACGCGTTTTTGTCCATTGAAAGTGTTTTGGACCCGGATACTGCAGGTGAAGGTGCCCCGTTCGGCAAAGGAATCGATCAAGCGTTGACCTATATGTTGGAACTGGGGAAAGAAAACGGGTTTTCCGTCAAAAACCTGGATGGATACGCCGGACATATTGAGTACGGTGAGGGAGAAGAGATCGTCGGGATCTTGTCCCATGTGGATGTGGTGCCGGCGGGGGACGGCTGGACCACGCCGCCGTTTTCGCCCGACATTCGCGACGGCAAATTGTACGCCCGCGGTGCGATTGACGACAAGGGACCGACGATGGCCGCGTTTTTCGCTCTGAAGATCGTGAAGGAGCTGGGCCTCCCGCTGTCCAAAAAAGTGCGCCTGATCCTGGGTACCGACGAGGAAACCTATTGGCGCTGCATGGATCACTATTTCAAACATGAGCCGATGCCGGTGATGGGCTTTACACCCGATGCCGATTTCCCGTTGATCGTGGCGGAAAAAGGTTTCCTCGACATCTCCCTGCGCGGAGAAGTGCCGTCCGGCGAACCTGTTGCGGAAGGGGAAGATACTTGGACGCTTGCTTCCTTTACCGCCGGGCAACGGGTGAACATGGTGCCCGATCTGGCCAAGGCCAAATTGGTGGGCGAAGGCGATGTTTTTGGCCTGAAGGAGCAGTACCAGGAGTTTCTGCTCAGCCGCCGCATCCGGGGCTATGCCGAGGAAGCGGATGATCACCTGATGTTGGTGCTGGAGGGAGTTTCACACCACGGTTCCGAGCCGGGCAAGGGGTTGAACGCCGCGCTGGAACTGATCCGGTTCCTGAAGGAAAAAGTACAGTTGGATGCGGACGGTCAGCGCTATGTGAATTTCGCCCATCGTTATTTGGTGGACAGCTTCTTCGGTGAAAAGATGGGACTGGCGCAGTCCGATGACATTGTGGGCAAATTGACGGTCAACGCCGGTGTGTTCCAGTATGAACGGGAGCAGTCTCACTTGGTGCGGATCAACGTGCGGTACCCCATTTCCGGCGATCATGAAACGATTTTGCGGGAGATCGACGAACTGGCCCGTCCGTACGGGTTGCGTGTCGAGGATGTAGATCACAAAGCGGCCCATGCTGTGGACAAAAACCACGAGCTGGTGCGCACGCTCTCCCAGGTGTATGAGGAGCAAACCGGGCAACAAGCCGAATTGCTCGCCATCGGCGGCGGCACCTATGCCCGTGCGCTGGATGTCGGTGTGGCGTTCGGTCCGCTGTTCCCGGGTCGCGAAGAGACGGCACACCAAAAGGATGAACACATCATGGTGGACGATCTGTTGAAAGCGACGGCTATTTATGCGCAGGCGATTTACGAGTTGGCGAAGTAA
- a CDS encoding GNAT family N-acetyltransferase, producing MAKTIETLTPLTVKLAENEEERQQAFRLRYRVFVEEMKNALLCNPQRLECDQFDPYCDHLIVVEPDRGEVIGTYRLLPGDRARRHCGFYSETEFDLSAFQSAASVTLELGRSCVAPEYRDGKTIQYLWAGIADYLKRHRFRYLIGCASLPSIEREDLNRVYSWLHWKGMLTDEFGIQPLPDRKVEGLELIDITGQEKAIMRTIPPLLKGYGRLGAKLAAQPAYDPIFGTFDWLVVLETSHVIRRYQRHFLEGR from the coding sequence ATGGCGAAAACGATAGAGACACTCACTCCGCTGACAGTCAAGTTGGCGGAAAATGAGGAGGAGCGGCAACAAGCCTTCCGCTTGCGTTACCGTGTGTTTGTCGAAGAAATGAAGAATGCGTTACTATGCAATCCCCAACGGTTGGAATGCGATCAGTTTGACCCGTATTGCGACCATCTGATCGTCGTGGAACCTGACCGGGGGGAAGTGATCGGTACGTATCGTTTGTTGCCGGGTGACCGGGCTCGTCGTCACTGTGGCTTTTATTCCGAGACGGAATTTGACCTTTCCGCTTTTCAAAGTGCGGCATCGGTCACCTTGGAGTTGGGGAGGAGTTGCGTCGCACCGGAATACCGCGACGGAAAAACGATTCAATATTTGTGGGCTGGTATCGCGGATTATCTGAAACGGCATAGGTTTCGGTACCTTATCGGTTGCGCCAGTTTGCCGTCAATAGAACGAGAAGATCTGAACCGGGTTTACAGTTGGCTGCATTGGAAGGGGATGTTGACCGACGAATTCGGGATTCAACCACTTCCTGACCGGAAAGTAGAAGGGTTGGAACTCATCGACATCACGGGGCAGGAGAAAGCGATCATGCGGACCATTCCTCCTCTGCTCAAAGGGTATGGTCGTTTGGGAGCCAAATTGGCGGCCCAGCCCGCATACGACCCGATCTTTGGTACCTTCGATTGGTTGGTAGTGCTGGAAACATCACACGTAATCCGACGGTATCAGCGTCACTTTTTGGAGGGGAGGTAA
- a CDS encoding lysophospholipid acyltransferase family protein → MYEWIGKLTKSERRMQTVSYWLRRMPRPLVEWMCRWLGLLLFTVGFSLRRKIRENLYQLLPERTSRQIHRIARQYFEHGVLTLYEILVDVPSESIGNCARFTVEGEEHLRRVLENGKGAILFTPHVGNYFYYYWYFSQRYPCLTVVTAGSEELRPLYLRMQSLGCQGLDYDHTPPLTLLRKLRQHLREGGVILLLGDFWRPNFPRALMFGRQTRSPRGAAQLALQEQVPVIPFYGYRERGLCHRMVIEPPVHLYKYFESNQTLEATNRLNGFLERAIRACPEQWFYWFNVDRRLDLVGDRAVEDGGSKDEIDPVSVSS, encoded by the coding sequence TTGTACGAATGGATCGGCAAATTGACGAAGAGTGAACGGAGGATGCAGACGGTCTCGTATTGGTTGCGGCGGATGCCGCGTCCGTTGGTTGAATGGATGTGCCGATGGTTGGGTTTGTTGCTTTTTACGGTAGGTTTTTCGTTGAGACGGAAAATCCGGGAAAATCTGTACCAATTGTTGCCGGAACGAACTTCCAGGCAAATCCATCGCATCGCCCGACAGTATTTTGAGCACGGGGTCCTTACATTGTATGAGATTCTGGTCGATGTACCGTCCGAGTCGATCGGGAACTGCGCAAGATTTACGGTCGAAGGGGAAGAACATCTGAGACGGGTGCTGGAGAACGGAAAAGGGGCCATTTTGTTTACTCCTCATGTCGGCAATTATTTTTATTATTACTGGTACTTCTCACAACGTTATCCCTGCCTGACCGTGGTGACGGCGGGGAGTGAAGAGTTGCGCCCCCTGTATCTCCGCATGCAATCACTCGGATGCCAAGGATTGGATTATGACCATACCCCGCCGCTGACGCTTTTGCGCAAGTTGCGGCAGCATTTGCGCGAAGGTGGTGTCATTCTGCTCTTGGGGGATTTTTGGCGGCCCAATTTTCCGCGCGCGCTGATGTTCGGCAGACAAACGCGCAGTCCCAGGGGAGCGGCCCAATTGGCTTTGCAAGAGCAGGTACCGGTGATCCCCTTTTACGGATACCGTGAGCGGGGCTTATGTCATCGCATGGTGATCGAACCGCCCGTTCACCTGTACAAGTATTTCGAGTCCAATCAAACCCTGGAAGCGACCAACCGGTTGAACGGTTTTCTGGAAAGAGCGATCCGCGCCTGTCCTGAGCAATGGTTTTACTGGTTTAATGTCGATCGCCGTTTGGATTTGGTGGGCGATCGGGCTGTGGAAGATGGAGGGAGTAAAGATGAAATCGACCCGGTTTCCGTTTCTTCGTAA
- a CDS encoding metal-dependent hydrolase yields the protein MSLDTGSHLLFGFTMAGLSYLDPAISGDPTLAQAVMVGTVVGSNAPDFDSVVRLKGYSAYIRHHRGVTHSIPAWFIWPAVIGVPLAAGYQVWDHFWTLYGWILLSVIFHVILDLFNTYGVQIARPFVKKWFHLDILAIFEPFLFVVHLGGLWWWYQGADPRQVFGWVYAATVGYIVVRAWHHRRVIDRVYRETGLEGVCHVLPTFHWFHWLFVVETEDGFYTGKVSGRSVRVEDFYPKAQEHSAIRASMKTDGVRAFLSFAQWVHVTCRELQDGYEVIWSDVRFWYDKKLPFGVNVRLDKHGNVVWQRLGWRKRLWDPPFV from the coding sequence ATGTCGTTGGATACGGGAAGCCATCTGCTGTTCGGATTCACCATGGCCGGGCTGTCGTATTTGGACCCGGCGATATCCGGTGACCCTACCTTGGCCCAGGCGGTGATGGTGGGAACGGTGGTGGGTTCCAATGCGCCGGATTTTGACAGCGTGGTGCGATTGAAAGGATATTCCGCCTACATTCGTCATCACCGGGGTGTCACGCATTCGATTCCCGCTTGGTTCATCTGGCCGGCGGTGATTGGAGTTCCGTTGGCCGCTGGATATCAAGTGTGGGATCATTTTTGGACGTTGTACGGCTGGATATTGCTATCCGTCATCTTTCATGTGATCTTGGACTTGTTCAACACCTACGGTGTGCAAATCGCCCGACCATTCGTGAAAAAATGGTTTCACCTCGATATTTTGGCGATCTTTGAGCCGTTTTTGTTTGTGGTGCATCTAGGAGGGTTGTGGTGGTGGTACCAAGGAGCCGACCCGCGTCAGGTGTTTGGTTGGGTGTATGCGGCCACCGTCGGGTATATTGTTGTTCGCGCGTGGCATCATCGGCGGGTGATCGACCGAGTGTATAGGGAAACGGGTTTGGAAGGAGTTTGCCATGTATTGCCCACGTTTCACTGGTTCCATTGGCTGTTTGTCGTAGAAACGGAGGATGGATTTTATACAGGGAAAGTGTCGGGGCGTTCGGTGCGGGTGGAAGATTTCTACCCCAAGGCACAGGAGCACTCGGCAATCCGGGCGAGTATGAAAACGGACGGGGTGCGGGCGTTTCTCAGTTTTGCCCAATGGGTGCACGTCACCTGTCGCGAGTTGCAAGACGGGTACGAAGTCATATGGAGCGATGTTCGCTTTTGGTACGACAAAAAACTGCCGTTTGGCGTCAATGTCCGGCTGGACAAACACGGCAACGTGGTGTGGCAACGGTTGGGCTGGCGCAAGCGGCTGTGGGACCCACCGTTTGTGTGA